One region of Flavobacterium sp. KACC 22763 genomic DNA includes:
- a CDS encoding deoxyguanosinetriphosphate triphosphohydrolase gives MNWEQLLSLKRQGDTSKRLRVEQDDTRLGFEVDYDRIIFSSAFRSLQDKTQVIPLSKTDFVHTRLTHSLEVSVVGRSLGRLVGKKIIEKYPYLKEVHGYHMNDFGAIVAAASLAHDIGNPPFGHSGEKAIGEYFSIGNGQKYRNQLTDKQWQDLIDFEGNANGFSVLTASRPGIEGGLRISYATLGAFMKYPKESLPKKPTNNISDKKYGFFQSDKLFFEEVAKDMGMIANKSGEDIGFERHPLAYLVEAADDICYTIIDFEDGINLGLVSEDFALEYLINLVKDNIGVSKYKSLTTKEDRISYLRALAIGTLINDAVNVFVENEEAILAGNFPYALTDKSKYKAQMNDIIKLSVDKIYQSREVIEKEIVGYQIIQTLLDKFITAFNNKFEGTASNYDKLILKMLPEKHHLEKTNLYERLLHICHYVSLLTDGNALELYETIQGQKKR, from the coding sequence ATGAACTGGGAACAACTTTTATCATTAAAACGTCAGGGAGATACAAGCAAAAGATTACGTGTAGAACAAGATGATACTCGTTTAGGGTTTGAAGTAGATTATGACAGAATAATATTTTCTTCCGCTTTTAGAAGCTTACAAGATAAAACACAAGTTATTCCGCTTTCTAAGACAGATTTCGTTCATACGAGATTAACCCACAGTTTGGAAGTTTCTGTTGTGGGACGTTCGCTTGGACGTTTGGTTGGAAAAAAAATTATTGAAAAATATCCTTATTTAAAAGAAGTTCACGGTTACCATATGAACGATTTCGGAGCTATTGTTGCTGCGGCTTCATTGGCGCACGATATTGGGAATCCGCCTTTTGGACATTCTGGTGAAAAAGCAATTGGCGAATATTTTTCTATAGGAAACGGTCAGAAATACAGAAATCAGCTTACTGATAAACAATGGCAGGATTTGATTGATTTTGAAGGAAATGCCAACGGGTTTTCAGTTTTAACGGCAAGCCGCCCAGGAATTGAAGGCGGACTTCGTATTTCGTATGCAACTTTAGGAGCTTTCATGAAATATCCAAAAGAAAGCCTTCCGAAAAAGCCAACAAATAATATTTCCGATAAAAAATACGGATTCTTTCAGTCCGATAAATTGTTCTTTGAAGAAGTGGCCAAAGATATGGGAATGATTGCCAATAAATCGGGAGAAGATATTGGTTTCGAAAGACATCCATTGGCTTATTTAGTCGAAGCAGCAGATGATATTTGCTATACCATTATCGACTTTGAAGACGGAATTAATTTAGGTTTGGTTTCTGAAGATTTTGCTTTAGAATATTTGATTAATCTGGTAAAAGACAATATCGGGGTTTCTAAATACAAATCGTTAACTACAAAAGAAGATCGTATTAGCTATTTAAGAGCTTTGGCAATTGGTACTTTAATTAATGATGCGGTAAATGTTTTTGTTGAAAATGAAGAAGCGATTCTTGCTGGAAACTTTCCGTATGCATTGACAGACAAAAGCAAATACAAAGCACAGATGAATGATATTATCAAACTAAGCGTTGATAAAATCTACCAAAGCCGAGAAGTGATTGAGAAAGAAATTGTGGGTTATCAAATCATTCAAACATTATTGGATAAATTCATTACTGCATTCAATAATAAGTTTGAAGGAACGGCTTCAAATTACGATAAATTGATTTTGAAAATGCTGCCAGAGAAACATCATTTGGAGAAAACGAATCTATACGAACGTTTATTGCATATCTGCCACTACGTTTCGCTTCTTACAGATGGAAATGCTCTAGAATTGTACGAAACAATTCAAGGACAGAAAAAGCGTTAA
- a CDS encoding polyprenyl synthetase family protein: MYSAAQYTNFFISYLENQIIDKEPKNLYDPIAYIMSLGGKRLRPTLTLLTTEFFGTDYKLALPAALAIEIFHNSSLIHDDIIDEDPIRRGKATVHKKWNTNIAILSGDAMIILTYEYLLNYAPNLAKDLIKAVNKMGIKVCEGQTLDVDFETRQDVTVSEYLKMIKYKTGALIAASMKMGAIIAQTSQENCDLIYDFGINIGLAFQLQDDYLDLFGDTPTFGRRLGGDIISNKKTYLYFKALEIATESEKEVLERLYAVRLEDNTNKIKTITDLFLKSGVPNATQESIKKYTFKASKILDKINIEEDKKKLLREFAESLIGRRV; the protein is encoded by the coding sequence ATGTATTCAGCAGCTCAATACACAAATTTTTTTATTAGTTATTTAGAGAATCAAATTATAGATAAAGAACCCAAAAATCTATACGATCCGATAGCATATATAATGTCATTGGGAGGAAAACGATTGCGCCCTACACTTACGCTACTCACCACAGAATTTTTTGGAACAGACTATAAGTTAGCATTACCCGCTGCTTTGGCAATTGAAATTTTCCATAACTCGTCCTTAATCCATGATGATATTATAGACGAAGATCCCATTAGAAGAGGAAAAGCCACAGTACACAAAAAGTGGAATACTAACATTGCTATTCTTTCTGGAGATGCAATGATTATCTTAACCTACGAATATCTGCTTAATTACGCCCCAAATCTTGCAAAAGATTTGATCAAAGCGGTTAACAAAATGGGAATAAAAGTATGCGAAGGGCAAACCCTGGATGTAGATTTTGAAACCCGACAAGATGTTACAGTTTCTGAATATCTAAAAATGATTAAGTACAAAACTGGTGCACTTATAGCGGCATCGATGAAAATGGGCGCTATAATTGCCCAAACATCGCAAGAAAACTGCGATTTAATTTATGATTTTGGAATTAATATCGGACTAGCTTTTCAGTTGCAAGATGATTATCTGGATCTTTTTGGCGATACTCCCACATTTGGCAGACGTTTAGGCGGCGATATTATTTCGAATAAAAAAACCTACTTATATTTTAAGGCTCTTGAAATTGCAACTGAAAGCGAAAAAGAAGTATTAGAACGTTTATACGCTGTTCGTCTTGAAGACAATACAAACAAAATTAAAACCATAACCGATTTGTTTCTGAAATCTGGAGTGCCAAATGCAACACAAGAATCAATCAAAAAGTACACATTTAAAGCTTCTAAAATTTTAGACAAAATCAATATAGAAGAAGATAAGAAAAAATTATTAAGAGAGTTTGCCGAGAGTTTAATTGGAAGACGTGTTTAG
- a CDS encoding outer membrane beta-barrel protein, giving the protein MKKILVMAALAICSFANAQKGTVLVGGNISYSSETRDFGNAERKSNEFAFSPKVGYQFHENWTVGGEFTVASSKDDQGVNEYKTNSSKFGAFVRYTMPLSQTFSVFADLGAGFQNQTEKDYVGSNYTKYKADGMYIGVVPALFINMKNGFGLNFSIGGLGYETLNYDNNGPDVSRFNFNFGKTASIGISKNF; this is encoded by the coding sequence ATGAAAAAAATTCTAGTGATGGCTGCTTTAGCTATCTGCAGTTTTGCAAACGCACAAAAAGGTACAGTATTAGTAGGTGGTAACATCTCTTATTCTTCTGAAACAAGAGATTTCGGTAATGCTGAAAGAAAATCAAACGAATTTGCTTTTTCTCCAAAAGTAGGTTACCAATTTCACGAAAACTGGACAGTTGGAGGTGAGTTTACAGTTGCTTCTTCAAAAGATGATCAAGGTGTAAACGAATATAAAACAAACAGTTCTAAATTTGGTGCATTTGTACGTTACACAATGCCATTAAGCCAAACTTTCTCAGTATTCGCAGATTTAGGAGCTGGTTTCCAAAATCAAACTGAAAAAGATTACGTTGGATCAAACTACACAAAATACAAAGCAGATGGAATGTATATTGGTGTAGTTCCAGCTCTTTTCATTAACATGAAAAATGGTTTTGGTCTTAACTTTAGCATTGGTGGTTTAGGATACGAAACTTTAAATTATGATAACAACGGTCCAGATGTTAGCAGATTTAATTTCAACTTTGGTAAAACAGCTAGCATTGGAATCTCTAAAAACTTCTAA
- a CDS encoding Lrp/AsnC family transcriptional regulator → MENLDKTDLLILKYLQEDCNINTKDLASKLFLTVTPVYERIKRLERDGYITKYVALLDKKKMNRGMTVFCNVRLKEHAKNVGSNFVKDIVALPEIIECYNIAGDYDFMLKILVQDMASYQDFVMNKLSTIENIGNTNSIFVMGEIKHSTALEF, encoded by the coding sequence ATGGAAAATCTAGATAAAACCGATTTATTGATTCTAAAATATCTTCAAGAAGACTGCAATATCAATACAAAAGATCTTGCGAGTAAATTATTTCTAACGGTTACTCCCGTTTATGAAAGAATTAAAAGGCTGGAAAGGGACGGTTATATTACCAAATATGTAGCGCTTTTAGATAAAAAGAAAATGAACCGTGGTATGACTGTTTTTTGCAATGTCCGTTTAAAAGAACACGCCAAAAATGTCGGGAGCAATTTTGTAAAAGATATTGTGGCACTTCCAGAAATTATTGAATGTTACAATATAGCGGGAGATTACGATTTTATGCTAAAGATTTTGGTGCAAGATATGGCCAGTTATCAAGATTTTGTAATGAATAAATTATCTACGATAGAAAACATCGGAAACACAAATAGTATTTTTGTAATGGGTGAAATCAAGCACAGCACCGCATTAGAGTTTTAG
- the pflB gene encoding formate C-acetyltransferase has product MKASVEKIEFVPGKWETSVNVQDFVVRNITPYNGDSSFLCGPSSKTSNLWNICKKALLQERANSGCLAIDVETISSINAFKPGYINEEDEVIVGLQTDQLLKRAMKPFGGIKLVESAVKERGLKVSDRVLDIFNYAKNHNEKVFDAYDKEIRDYRSKHILTGLPDNYARGRIIGDFRRMALYGVNQLIAFKKEDYAKADGEMREHKVRLREEISAQISALKDMLIMAEDYGFDISQPAQNAKEAVQWVYFAYLAAVKEQDGAAMSLGNVSSFLDIYIQRDLELELITEDEAQELVDQFVMKLRMVRHLRPGAYDEIFGGDPTWVTECIGGMFNDGRTKVTKTSFRFLQTLYNLGASPEPNLTVLWSEDLPEGFKNFCAEVSIDTSSIQYENDDLMRTNRGSDDYGIACCVSHQEIGKSIQHFGARANLPKALLIALNGGREEKGGALIMKDIPFINDEILDYDVVYNAFKNAMKELARVYAKSMYIIHYMHDKYYYERAQMALIDSDPHVDIAYGAAGISIIADSLSAIKYAKVKPVRDENGLTVDFIIEGDYPKFGNDDDRVDTIAKEVTSFFVTELRKHTAYKNATPTLSLLTITSNVMYGTNTGATPDGRKDGESFAPGANPMHGRDNSGAIASLNSVAKLEYKDAQDGISNTFSMIPKSLGDNREEQVTNLVNVLDGYFAQMAYHLNVNVLNREMLQDAYDHPENHPQLTIRVSGYAVNFVRLSRAHQLEVIARTFHEAM; this is encoded by the coding sequence ATGAAAGCAAGTGTCGAAAAAATTGAATTTGTGCCAGGCAAATGGGAAACATCAGTAAATGTTCAGGATTTTGTAGTAAGAAATATTACTCCGTATAATGGAGATTCATCTTTTTTATGTGGACCATCATCAAAAACATCCAATTTATGGAATATCTGTAAAAAGGCATTATTACAAGAAAGAGCTAATAGCGGATGTTTGGCAATAGATGTAGAAACTATTTCAAGCATAAATGCATTTAAACCAGGTTATATTAATGAAGAAGATGAAGTAATTGTAGGCTTACAAACCGATCAATTATTAAAACGTGCAATGAAACCTTTTGGAGGGATAAAACTTGTAGAATCTGCTGTTAAAGAAAGAGGATTAAAAGTATCAGACCGCGTGCTGGATATTTTTAATTATGCTAAAAATCATAACGAAAAAGTTTTTGATGCGTACGATAAAGAAATTAGAGATTATCGTTCTAAACATATTTTAACAGGTTTGCCGGATAATTATGCTCGCGGCCGAATAATTGGCGATTTCCGTCGTATGGCTTTATATGGTGTAAATCAGCTTATTGCGTTTAAAAAAGAAGATTATGCTAAGGCTGACGGGGAAATGAGAGAACATAAAGTTCGCCTTCGTGAAGAAATTTCAGCTCAAATAAGCGCCTTAAAAGATATGCTTATCATGGCAGAAGATTACGGTTTTGATATTTCACAACCAGCGCAAAATGCAAAAGAAGCAGTACAATGGGTTTATTTTGCCTATCTGGCTGCGGTTAAGGAGCAGGATGGAGCAGCAATGTCACTAGGCAACGTATCTTCTTTCCTAGATATTTATATACAAAGAGATTTAGAGTTAGAATTGATTACAGAAGATGAAGCACAGGAACTGGTAGATCAATTTGTAATGAAACTGCGAATGGTTCGCCATTTAAGACCAGGAGCGTATGATGAAATTTTTGGAGGTGATCCAACTTGGGTGACAGAATGTATAGGCGGAATGTTTAATGACGGAAGAACAAAAGTTACCAAAACATCATTCAGATTTCTTCAGACATTATATAATCTGGGAGCTTCTCCAGAACCTAACTTAACAGTATTGTGGTCAGAAGATCTTCCTGAAGGGTTTAAAAATTTCTGTGCCGAAGTTTCAATAGATACATCATCAATTCAATACGAAAATGATGATTTAATGAGAACAAACCGAGGTTCTGACGATTACGGAATTGCCTGCTGTGTTTCTCATCAGGAAATTGGTAAATCGATTCAGCATTTTGGAGCACGCGCTAATCTGCCTAAAGCATTACTGATTGCTTTGAACGGCGGAAGAGAAGAAAAAGGAGGAGCATTAATCATGAAAGATATTCCGTTTATTAATGACGAAATATTAGATTATGATGTTGTATACAATGCATTTAAAAATGCTATGAAAGAACTGGCTAGAGTTTACGCCAAATCAATGTATATTATTCACTATATGCATGATAAGTATTATTATGAAAGAGCCCAAATGGCGCTAATAGATTCAGATCCGCATGTTGATATAGCTTATGGCGCTGCCGGAATTTCTATTATTGCAGATTCATTATCAGCAATAAAATATGCAAAAGTAAAACCCGTAAGAGATGAAAATGGACTTACAGTAGATTTTATTATTGAAGGTGATTATCCTAAATTTGGAAATGATGATGACAGAGTAGATACAATTGCTAAAGAAGTGACTTCTTTCTTTGTTACAGAGCTTAGAAAACATACAGCATATAAAAATGCTACTCCAACACTTTCTTTATTAACGATTACTTCAAATGTAATGTACGGAACTAATACTGGAGCAACTCCAGACGGACGTAAAGATGGCGAATCTTTTGCCCCAGGTGCAAATCCAATGCATGGACGTGATAATAGCGGAGCAATCGCTTCTTTAAACTCTGTTGCAAAACTAGAATATAAAGATGCTCAAGACGGAATTTCGAACACATTCTCAATGATTCCAAAATCGTTAGGAGATAATAGAGAAGAACAGGTTACCAATTTAGTTAATGTATTAGATGGATATTTTGCACAGATGGCATATCACTTAAATGTAAATGTACTGAATCGCGAAATGTTGCAAGATGCATACGATCATCCAGAAAATCACCCTCAGCTTACAATTAGAGTTTCAGGATATGCTGTAAACTTTGTAAGATTATCAAGAGCACATCAGCTCGAAGTTATTGCTCGTACCTTCCATGAAGCTATGTAA
- the metE gene encoding 5-methyltetrahydropteroyltriglutamate--homocysteine S-methyltransferase — protein MKTNNLGYPRIGSSRELKKASELYWAGKISAEELIDAGKEIRLKNWKLQTEAGVDLIPSNDFSFYDQVLDLTLTLGAIPVRYHELAKNNSSLDLYFAMARGSQKDGQDVVAMEMTKWFDTNYHYIVPEFTKNQKFELFSEKIINEFKEANAIGIKTKPVLIGPVSYLLLGKEKEEGFYRIDLLDALLPVYFEILEKLQAEDAEYIQFDEPFLALNLTDKERAAFTKVYNEINTRFPKLKIVLANYFDCFGENLETALALPVDTLHLDLVRCPLQLNDILESGKLASNVNLSLGVVDGRNIWKNDFKKSLELIKKATNALGTDRVLIAPSCSLIHSPCDLDLETNDQTLTPEIKQWLAFAKQKINEIVLLKQFASNEVSIENSADYKENVLANENRKTSKLIHNNQVKARVAAITASDDKRKSAFATRRKSQIEALKLPLFPTTTIGSFPQTAEVRSWRARFKKGELTAQEYNDLIEKETEATIRFQEETGIDVLVHGEFERNDMVEYFGEQLSGFTFTKNGWVQSYGSRCVKPPVIYGDVSRPNPMTVKWSQYAQSLTSKWVKGMLTGPVTILQWSFVRNDQPRSETCTQIALAIRDEVVDLEKAGIKIIQIDEPAIREGLPLRKEEWAKYLDWAVRAFRISASGVNDDTQIHTHMCYSEFNDIIQNIADMDADVITIECSRSQMELLDAFANFKYPNEIGPGVYDIHSPRVPSSAEMVRLLEKASNVIPIDQLWVNPDCGLKTRHWDETKKALIEMVAAAQEMRTAVENPVT, from the coding sequence ATGAAAACAAACAACTTAGGTTACCCAAGAATTGGCAGCAGCAGAGAACTGAAAAAAGCCAGCGAATTGTATTGGGCGGGAAAAATTTCAGCAGAAGAACTTATAGATGCTGGAAAAGAAATCCGTCTTAAAAACTGGAAATTACAAACCGAAGCAGGAGTTGATTTAATTCCGTCTAATGATTTTTCTTTTTATGATCAAGTTTTAGATTTAACTCTAACCCTTGGAGCAATTCCGGTACGTTATCACGAATTGGCAAAAAACAATTCATCTTTAGATTTGTATTTTGCAATGGCAAGAGGATCTCAAAAAGACGGACAGGATGTTGTGGCAATGGAAATGACAAAATGGTTTGATACCAACTATCACTATATTGTTCCTGAATTTACCAAAAATCAAAAGTTTGAATTGTTTTCAGAAAAAATAATCAATGAATTTAAAGAAGCAAATGCGATTGGAATTAAAACAAAACCTGTTTTAATTGGTCCTGTTTCTTATTTATTATTAGGAAAAGAAAAAGAAGAAGGTTTTTACAGAATTGATCTTTTGGATGCTTTACTTCCGGTTTATTTCGAAATTTTAGAAAAACTGCAAGCAGAAGATGCTGAATATATTCAGTTCGACGAGCCTTTCTTAGCTTTAAATTTAACCGATAAAGAAAGAGCAGCTTTCACAAAAGTATATAACGAAATCAACACTCGTTTCCCGAAACTTAAAATTGTTTTAGCAAACTATTTTGACTGTTTTGGAGAAAATCTTGAAACTGCTTTGGCTTTGCCTGTTGATACTTTGCATTTAGATTTAGTTCGTTGTCCGCTGCAATTAAATGATATTTTAGAATCTGGAAAATTGGCTTCAAACGTAAATCTTTCTTTAGGAGTTGTTGACGGAAGAAATATCTGGAAAAATGATTTCAAAAAATCTTTAGAATTAATCAAAAAAGCAACTAACGCGTTAGGAACCGACAGGGTTTTAATCGCTCCTTCTTGCTCATTAATTCACAGTCCGTGCGATTTAGATCTAGAAACAAACGATCAGACCTTAACTCCTGAAATCAAACAATGGCTGGCTTTTGCTAAACAAAAAATCAACGAGATTGTACTTTTAAAACAATTTGCTTCTAACGAAGTTAGCATTGAAAATTCTGCTGATTACAAGGAAAATGTTTTGGCAAATGAAAACCGTAAAACTTCAAAATTAATTCATAATAACCAAGTTAAAGCACGAGTTGCTGCAATTACAGCTTCAGACGATAAACGTAAAAGTGCTTTTGCTACAAGAAGAAAAAGCCAAATTGAAGCTTTAAAACTTCCATTATTCCCAACCACAACAATTGGATCTTTCCCACAAACAGCTGAAGTGAGAAGCTGGAGAGCGAGATTCAAAAAAGGAGAATTAACAGCTCAAGAATACAATGATTTAATCGAAAAAGAAACCGAAGCAACCATTCGTTTTCAGGAAGAAACAGGAATCGATGTTTTAGTTCATGGTGAGTTTGAACGCAATGATATGGTTGAATATTTTGGAGAACAATTATCCGGATTTACTTTTACCAAAAACGGCTGGGTTCAGAGTTACGGAAGCCGCTGTGTGAAACCTCCTGTTATATACGGTGATGTTTCAAGACCAAATCCTATGACGGTAAAATGGTCTCAATATGCACAATCTTTAACTTCAAAATGGGTAAAAGGAATGTTGACTGGCCCCGTAACTATTCTGCAATGGTCTTTTGTGCGTAATGACCAGCCTCGTTCTGAAACGTGTACGCAAATCGCTTTGGCAATTCGCGATGAAGTTGTTGATTTGGAAAAAGCAGGAATCAAAATCATTCAAATCGATGAACCAGCGATTCGTGAAGGTTTACCTTTGAGAAAAGAAGAATGGGCCAAATATTTAGATTGGGCAGTTCGTGCTTTCAGAATTTCTGCAAGCGGCGTAAACGATGATACGCAGATTCATACACATATGTGTTACAGCGAATTTAACGACATCATTCAAAACATTGCCGACATGGATGCCGATGTTATTACTATTGAATGTTCTCGTTCGCAAATGGAACTTTTAGATGCATTTGCCAACTTTAAATATCCAAACGAAATTGGTCCTGGAGTTTATGACATTCACTCTCCCCGTGTTCCATCAAGCGCAGAAATGGTTCGTCTGTTAGAAAAAGCTTCAAACGTAATTCCGATAGATCAATTATGGGTAAATCCAGATTGCGGCTTGAAAACTCGTCATTGGGATGAAACCAAAAAAGCACTAATCGAAATGGTTGCCGCAGCTCAAGAAATGCGAACAGCTGTAGAGAATCCTGTGACTTAA
- the pflA gene encoding pyruvate formate-lyase-activating protein, translating to MMYFPLQDIEAVKLNIDDPSHLRIHSLETFGTHDGPGIRMVVFVQGCQFRCVYCQNPDTLDVKGGSLVEIEELVKRAVRQKSYFGATGGVTVSGGEPLLQRTKLLHFFKRLHEEGITTCLDTNGRLNNAEAHELFDVTDILLLDVKHINDDMHHQLTGLTNKNTLEVAAYRESTGKPMWLRYVLVPGWTDQSQYLEQWGQYFTNYKTVERVEIIPFHQLGSQKWELLKMPYLLKDTLPPTEESKEKALAIFKKYFKNVILK from the coding sequence ATGATGTATTTTCCATTGCAAGATATTGAAGCTGTTAAATTAAACATAGACGATCCGAGCCATTTAAGAATACATTCTCTTGAGACTTTTGGTACTCATGATGGACCTGGAATAAGGATGGTAGTATTTGTGCAAGGATGCCAGTTTAGGTGTGTATACTGCCAGAATCCAGATACGTTGGATGTAAAAGGAGGTTCTCTGGTCGAAATAGAAGAGTTGGTAAAAAGAGCAGTTCGTCAAAAAAGTTATTTCGGAGCAACGGGAGGCGTGACAGTTTCAGGTGGCGAACCATTATTGCAGCGAACCAAATTACTTCACTTTTTTAAACGTCTGCACGAAGAAGGAATTACGACTTGTCTGGATACCAATGGAAGGCTTAATAATGCTGAAGCCCATGAACTTTTTGATGTTACCGATATTTTATTGCTGGATGTAAAGCACATTAATGACGATATGCATCATCAGTTGACTGGTTTGACCAATAAGAATACATTAGAAGTTGCGGCTTACAGAGAATCTACCGGAAAACCAATGTGGCTACGCTATGTTTTGGTTCCTGGGTGGACAGACCAGTCGCAATATTTGGAACAATGGGGACAATATTTTACCAATTATAAAACAGTTGAACGAGTAGAAATTATACCGTTTCATCAGCTGGGATCACAAAAATGGGAACTATTGAAAATGCCTTATCTGTTAAAAGACACTCTGCCGCCAACCGAGGAAAGCAAAGAAAAAGCCTTGGCAATTTTTAAGAAATACTTCAAAAATGTAATACTTAAGTAA
- a CDS encoding L-lactate MFS transporter, which yields MKTKNKWIIVIAGMMLQLSIGSIYAYSVWINPIHTLNKWDSNQLKLSFSLAICFLGLTAAFMQKFVRKIGSKNAGLLAALFFGVGFVGSGFAIASQSVFLFYLFFGVISGIGLGFGYITPVSVVIKWFPEKPGFASGLVIMSFAVGSIIASRLILPLIELYGVSGTFYLLGCIYSLLMVLASLCLSLPDSNTVTEISVQNSSIPLKILLTDVRFYSLWLFLFLNTTCGIALISIAAPMAKDIIHINDSQAVNFVGLIGFFNGFGRLFWSSASDKIGRWLTFFLFFTIGTSCFFILTQTRNTVLFQIMVFIIISCYGGAFAAMPAFAKDVYGPYKMSTPFGFILIAWSLAAFVGPGLLSFTKDYNIIFCFFAVILGFTSVFCLLVKRRMIYRQRLRNF from the coding sequence ATGAAAACAAAAAATAAATGGATAATTGTTATAGCGGGAATGATGCTGCAATTATCAATAGGTTCTATCTACGCATATAGTGTTTGGATAAATCCCATTCATACACTAAATAAATGGGATAGCAATCAGTTAAAACTTTCTTTTAGTTTAGCCATTTGTTTTCTTGGCCTTACGGCAGCTTTTATGCAAAAGTTTGTTCGTAAAATTGGCTCCAAAAATGCAGGACTTCTTGCTGCGTTATTTTTTGGGGTCGGATTTGTAGGAAGCGGCTTCGCGATTGCCAGCCAATCGGTATTCTTGTTCTATTTGTTTTTTGGTGTCATAAGCGGTATAGGTTTAGGTTTTGGATACATTACACCCGTTTCGGTCGTTATAAAATGGTTTCCTGAGAAACCCGGTTTTGCCAGCGGATTGGTTATTATGTCTTTTGCAGTAGGTTCTATAATTGCATCACGTCTTATTTTGCCTTTAATAGAATTATATGGTGTATCAGGAACTTTTTATTTATTGGGTTGTATTTATTCACTTCTAATGGTTCTGGCTTCTCTTTGTCTTTCCCTTCCTGATTCAAATACTGTAACTGAAATTTCAGTGCAAAATTCTTCAATTCCACTAAAGATACTCCTGACCGATGTTCGATTTTACAGTCTTTGGTTATTTCTGTTTCTTAATACAACTTGTGGCATTGCTTTAATTTCGATTGCGGCGCCAATGGCAAAAGATATAATACATATAAATGATTCGCAAGCAGTTAATTTTGTGGGGTTAATTGGTTTTTTCAACGGATTTGGCAGATTGTTTTGGTCTAGCGCCTCTGATAAAATTGGGCGCTGGTTAACTTTTTTCCTCTTTTTTACAATTGGCACTTCTTGCTTTTTTATTTTGACACAAACGCGCAACACAGTTTTATTTCAGATTATGGTCTTTATTATTATTAGTTGTTACGGTGGTGCATTTGCCGCTATGCCGGCATTTGCAAAAGATGTTTATGGGCCATACAAAATGAGTACACCATTTGGTTTTATATTAATCGCATGGTCTTTAGCCGCATTTGTAGGACCGGGATTATTGTCTTTTACTAAAGATTATAACATAATCTTCTGCTTTTTTGCAGTGATTTTAGGATTTACTTCTGTTTTTTGTTTATTGGTAAAAAGAAGAATGATTTACCGACAACGATTGCGTAATTTTTAA
- a CDS encoding outer membrane beta-barrel protein, translating to MKKMLLILALAMASFANAQKGTILVGGNIGYTSEKIDREIASAKNNVFEFSPKVGYQFHDNWTAGIEFSVESSKTNLGEGEGKSNTFKTGAFVRYTMPLNETFSVFADLGAGFQNQKSKNYENGSLVSDNKADGFYTGITPALFINMKKGFGLNFSIGGLGYETLSYDNDDVDYSKFFVNFGKTVNIGISKNF from the coding sequence ATGAAAAAAATGCTACTTATTCTTGCATTGGCTATGGCTAGCTTTGCAAATGCCCAAAAGGGAACAATTTTAGTTGGAGGAAATATTGGTTATACTTCTGAAAAAATCGACAGAGAAATTGCATCAGCAAAAAACAATGTTTTTGAGTTTTCTCCAAAGGTTGGATATCAATTTCATGATAACTGGACCGCAGGAATCGAATTTTCGGTAGAATCTTCCAAAACCAATCTTGGAGAAGGTGAAGGTAAAAGTAATACTTTTAAAACAGGAGCTTTTGTCCGTTATACAATGCCATTGAATGAAACTTTTTCGGTTTTTGCCGATTTGGGAGCTGGGTTTCAAAATCAAAAAAGCAAAAATTACGAAAATGGATCACTTGTGTCAGATAATAAAGCTGATGGTTTTTATACAGGTATTACTCCAGCTCTTTTTATTAATATGAAGAAAGGTTTTGGCCTAAATTTTAGTATTGGAGGCTTAGGATATGAAACATTAAGCTATGATAATGATGATGTTGATTATAGTAAATTTTTCGTCAATTTTGGAAAAACAGTAAACATCGGGATTTCTAAAAACTTCTAA